Proteins from one Scylla paramamosain isolate STU-SP2022 chromosome 3, ASM3559412v1, whole genome shotgun sequence genomic window:
- the LOC135116223 gene encoding uncharacterized protein LOC135116223, whose translation MYSGNINMQILTSEDKYRRLKTLEVTLQSSDYINGFLLQARKVEQSKTVVGTFLRSPHRGNIISCNSSMANTVVMETAPLRLANLSFTWLAPEASMGTIEFVASVLVNKSTSYKIIRSDPLKLNLYRK comes from the exons ATGTACAGTGGGAACATCAACATGCAGATACTCACCAGCGAGGACAAGTACCGACGCCTTAAGACTCTGGAAG TCACTCTACAATCCTCGGACTACATCAACGGGTTCCTGCTACAGGCGAGGAAGGTCGAGCAATCCAAAACTGTGGTGGGGACCTTCCTCCGCTCACCTCACCGAGGAAACATCATATCTTGCAATAGCTCAATGGCGAATACGGTGGTGATGGAGACAGCCCCCCTGCGCCTTGCCAACCTCTCCTTTACCTGGCTGGCTCCTGAAGCTAGTATGGGCACCATTGAATtcgt TGCCAGCGTACTGGTGAACAAGAGTACCAGCTACAAAATCATTAGATCGGACCCCCTGAAGCTGAACCTGTACCGTAAGTAG